In Corylus avellana chromosome ca8, CavTom2PMs-1.0, the genomic stretch AACCCATGCCTCTTGATCTCAACAGAACCCTTCAAGCTCCAAATTCTCTTTTGGGGATTCTTCACCAAGAGCTTGCTTATGAGATCTTGAACTTTAACCATCTCTTCAAATTTGTTGCTGTTGCCAACACCAATATTTTAAAATACTAGCCGTTGTTTAAGGATGTTGATGAGGGTTTTCTTATTGTTTTCGCCTTTGAAAGGTGTCCCGCCGTACAACATTGCATACAAAAACACCCCTACAATCCACCAATCGACTGCACTGAAAATGTATAGATTGGACACCATGGGATTTTCCATGCTCATGGGCATGAAGACACAATCATTACTAGATTTTCATCTGGTAAGCTAAACTTGACGGTCTTCAAAGGTCAGATTCTCTCTTGGCAGGTTACATCTTGCATGACCTTTATAAAGTTCTGTAAAGCTTTTAATGCCCCAacacaacaagaagaaaaagaagccaaGGCAAAATGCCTTGGATGATTGTGTTATATGTGATATGGTTAGTTGAACAACcactttcctccattttctcaaATAGCTCCTCACTTCATTTAGTAGACCTCTTTGCAAAGCCCTTTGATCATTATATTATAAGTTGGAACATTCGGTTGCAAACCTCTGGTAGGAAGACTACTAAACATTCCTCTTGTTATTGTTAGTTTCCCAGCATTACACATACTGTCAATCAAGATGTTGAAAATCACAATATTAAGGTCTAACATTTTGTATTCCATTTCTTGAAATAATGTCATTGCctctgaaaagtgaaaattcttACACGACCCATCTAACGAAATAGCACAGGTTTGGAGATTTGGAAGTTGGCCACAACTTTGCATTGCATGGGGTAACTCTAATGCAATTTTAGGTATCCCAACTTGGCAAAACCCAAACAATTTAAGTATATAATGTACTCCaaacaatataaaaacataGCCATTGTCCGAACACACTATTAAACACTGAAAAataaatagggttaaatactaaaaacccccTTAAGAtttgaactctttattttttgccccataggttttcatttttatcacatgatgTACCTGTAATTTTCATAAAGCGgaagatggtacctccgttaaaattctGTCCCAAACTTAATGGAACGTCACGTCAACACCAATCAAATTGTGTCACGTgtcctataattaattttttttatttttcttgttaaaaaaatattaaaaatattaaaaaataaaattttttttttcaaaaaaagaaaagaaaaagaaaattaaaaattttggggctggccacccccttgggccatGGGTGGAAGGTGGAAGTCGCAGATCTGTAGCTGTGGAAGGTGGGCATCGCCAGTGCGAAGGGTGGGCATCTTCGATCTGGTGCAGTGGGTGGGCGCATCTGATGCCCTAAACATCATGGCTATCATGATCTCTTCATGTTAGATTAAAGTTTCCTTACCTATGTATTTATTTGAATTCCAATTGTACAGAGATCCAATGAAATGCTGGTTCTCTATATAAATGAAATGCTATCAACGTgctttcaaaatcaaatattgcACAAATAATTTTTGCCCCTTAATAATTGATTTGGAAATACCTAGTGATAAAAGCAAATAGAAAGATCTGCAGTAGCCATGACCAAGGCGTCTCCAGCTTTGGAGAAAACAGAGTTTTAATAAaggattatttttttacaagtgaACAAACCCACCACCCAAGACTGCTCCCAGTGTAAAGTCTCAAACCCAAACACAACctcaggaagaaaaaaaagatcgAAAGAAGTACAATTAGTTCGGCAGATCTTAAGAAACTACCAGAACCTttgagggtggtttcggccacccctaggctccttgggggtggccaaatcccaaaaattttaattttttttttcttttttattttgaaaaaataattttttaaaaaatcaaaaacttaattatatgacacgtggcacaatttgattggtgctgacatggcgttccgttaagttttgaacgaaattttaacggaggtaccatctccgtctttatgaaaactacTGGTACCTCTTATGATAGAAATGAAAACCTaggaagcaaaaaataaagagttcaaaTCCTAAGgaagtttttagtatttaacccaaataaataaataaatatgtcaAAATATTTGCTCGATACATCACATACTCTAAACATCCAGAAGAATGGTCCAACAAAGcaaccaaaatgaaaatatgtCCAAATAACCCTTCAAAAACCATCACCGAAGGAGCTCTTGTGTATCCTCATCCTCAGACTCACCCTCATCCTCATTTGGATTGTTACCTGCCCAATCAGAATGTTTTCAATACGTTTTATAAGATATCTTATAAATAAGTAAATGAAAATACTAGAGTTGATGGACaacttttaacattttcttgaatCAGACATAAATCTAACATGTATTGACATTTAAAGTCatataattacaattgattGAAAAATAAAGGCAACTTTGAGTTGGCTTTCCAAAAAATTTTCAGAGTAGTACAATTCTGAATACATTGTTATGTGTCTAGTTGAAGGAATTTCAGGATTAGAATTGAATGacttagagatattaaattagAAGTGGTTTATTCCCGTTAGTCTTTTACTTCCATTAGAATTAGGATTTGAATGTTAGAGATAATATGTTATCATATTAAGAGTGGTTTATTCTAGTTAGTCTTTTAAAAGTGGTTTAATTTCTTAATAATTACATTTCCAGAATAGTATAATTCTGTACACATCTACCAGTACCATTAGGATTCTTCAATGCTATTAATAAGGCCAAAGTAAATTTATGGCGACCAGTAACCAGCAACTAGCAagtattctttttctttttctttttttccctccttATTTCCCTTTCTGATCAACCATAAAGCAATTAACGTTTCAAAGTTCACACTCTTGGATCTATTTCTTGACAACATGCGAGAATTCAATTACCAAGAAATGCAGTTTAGAGATCAAAGAAGCTGAACTTCTAATTATATAAGCTCACTCacctaatatttcaaattgcAGGTTGCTTGGAATGCCACGTTAACAATTACCACTTACATTTCTACGTGTCATATGGACATGAAGAAAGGAGGCCTAGGATTCTTCGATTTATCTTATCAAAATCTATCTTTCTTATTACTTTTCAGGCATGAAACAGCTGCTGCAGATTGCTGAAAGTATGGACAAGTCTTGGTTTGGATGTGGATGGTTTGAGCTTGTCGGTATGCAGTCTTAATCCAATATTCTCTTTGTGTGAAAGTGACACACCGGTAATCCTTTCATTATATTTCTAAATTCTCTAATGTGGATAAAGTCAATACAATCAGGTCAAGTCAATTCAAGTTTCACACTAAAATTCTAGACTTCTAAGATTCAAATAATGAAATGAATTGCAACTTCAACTTTCATGGcatacaaagaaagaaaaattctaGTCCACCGGACTACAATTTAGAAGGGAAGTGTTGAAGGACAACTAATTAGACAAGTGAACAACAAACAAGAGGTTAAAAATGATGAACTGGAAAACAGCAGAAATCCACCAGCCAGCAAAAAGCATTTTACAAGAATTAGGCACCAAACTGTATTGGTGATCACAACACATGTTTAAGGACCGAATTAAACagttaattaataaacaaattaactaaaaaaacatatgaactcaaccaaaatcaaaataattgaaataattacTTCTAATTCCTTAGTAACTTACCATCACCTTGGTGACTAGCCATCGATGATCTCGGTCGTCCTGCTGGGGAGTCCAGGTCAACAGTGTTCTGTCCCCAGGCCCGTATAAAACATACATCTTGGTCAATGACTGTTTGGTTCATCTATTTGAGTAGTACTAAATTTCGACtgaagaaagttaagaaaagtGAGGGGAGCTTTTGTGGGGCGGTGGACATGCAATGAAGCAACTGCAATTTAATTCGAGGTTTCCAAtcctttttctcaaaaatagGCCTGAGAAACACGAGTACCTGGACACGAACTATAGTAGGACAGCTTCTTATTGTCTCCAAGCTAGATTTTTCTGTAAGAGTAGCAATATTAGGGTTACTTGGTCATTACATCAGTGAGGATACATCATactgtaaataaataaatgagcaTTAACAAGTCTCACTATcaatgttgtttttgttattgaaaaaaaaaaaggtaccagCACTTGAATCTACTATCATGAGCTTCAAATTAAGGGGCCATAAATCAGCAAATGATTAGTAgttttcttgtttaatcttCTCCATAATGAAACATCTTCATTGTAACTTCAGTcaaacccaacaataaaaacTAAACATCTGAAGCCCACACCAAAGGCCAACCCACCTGTAAGCCTTAGAGAGAATCATAATAGACAACAACTCCAACCAAACACCTGCTATATGACGTAGTTCGATTACAATAAACAAAACTCACATACACTCGAGGGTTCACCGAAGTCTATCATAACAACGATACATTTGTTTTATCATCATATTCCTATTGTTAAAGTAatatgattaagtgattaaatttgcATCTTCcaattagcttaagtttttgggacaaCTGGTAATTtatgtggtatcaaagcctaccacAGGACAAATGAGGCTCACATTACTTACCTCGTGACAATGACTAGAAAAAATACCTCCATGCACGTGAGAgagggtgttgagaaataatctcacattgcctgtgaAGAAGACTtttggcatgtttataaggaataaaCAACCCTCTcctattgaaccggttttatgagatgagttaggcccatgAATTTCTTATTGGCAAGTAATTTAACACCTATTATGGAATATTTATcacataaatgaaaaattaatttaattgatgaAACACTTGAATGTTTAATTTGGTGGCCAATACACATACAACCATCAAGAACCCCAAACTCCAAATGAAcaatattttgcataaaaaaaaaatgattaaataaatcattaagaaaacaattttaattacAACACAAAGTTTAAGATAACAAAAGATGAATAGTACTACACAACAGTAGTCCAAAAGTCATAGAGACAAATATTACCTTAATGACTTGCAACAAATATGTTCGTACCTTACAAATTGACTTTGTAAATCTTGGAATATCAAATTTGTCATGCACGTTGAAGACCTAGAAATCTTTCACACGGATTTTAGAGAAAATTCTTGTAATGTTTTATCCGCCTGATTAGTAGTCAACAAGTCGATCAAAATGGTTACCATGGTTACATTTGCTGAGAACCCTTGTCAACCATCATTTGGAGATATTTCGCAGCCCATGATGTCTCATTATGTTGCAAGAAGCCTTTAATGATTGTGTTATAAGTGACATGGTCAGGTGAACAACCGCTCtcttccattttttcaaatagCTCACTCGCTTCAATTAGTAGACCCTCTTTGCATAGCCCTTTGATCATTATATTGTAAGTCCAAACATTAGCTTGCACACCTTTGGCAGGAAGAGCATTAAAGAGATCTCTTGCAGTAGTAAGTTTCCCAGCattacacataccatcaatcaagATGCTGTAAACAACAATATCAAGGTCTAACTTTTTGTCTTCCATCGCTTGAAACAATGCCATTGCCTCTGGAAAGTGTAGATTCTTACAAAGGCCATCTAACAAAATAGCATAAGTTTGGACATTGGGATGTTGGCCACAACCTTGCATCTCATGGAGTAGCTCTAGTGCAATCTTAGGTCTCCCAACTAGGCAAAACCCACCAATAAGTGTATTGTAAGTGACAAAATCGGGAATCATGCCATTGTTAGTCATTTCACGGAAAATACTCATTGCCTCATCTATTCTTCTGTTTTCACAATATCCGTGGATCAATATGTTATAGCTAACAATAGAAGGTGAACAACCCTTCCGAGCCATCGTATTAAATACTTTGACAGCTTCATGCATTCTATTTTGCAAACAGTAACCCTGAATTAAAGAACTGTAAGTGACAACATTTGGCTGAATTCTTTTACTTATCATTTCAGATAAAAAGTTTAAAGCCTCAGTTACCAGTTTGTCCTTACATAAACTATCAATGATTGTACTATACATCACTACATCAAGTTCAAGATTTCTTTCTTGCATCTTTCTAAACCACCCAATAGCTTCATTGGTCTTGCCTATTTTACACAAACAATTAATTATCGTTCCGTAGGTAACTGTATTAGGTTTGTAGCCTATCTTCCCCATTTTGTTAACCAGCTTCACAGCTTCAACAATTTTACTCTGAAGACAAAGCCCCTTAACAAGGGTGT encodes the following:
- the LOC132189618 gene encoding pentatricopeptide repeat-containing protein At3g22470, mitochondrial-like, which codes for MVDVGFSILARILKLGFQLNCIILNTLVKGLCLQSKIVEAVKLVNKMGKIGYKPNTVTYGTIINCLCKIGKTNEAIGWFRKMQERNLELDVVMYSTIIDSLCKDKLVTEALNFLSEMISKRIQPNVVTYSSLIQGYCLQNRMHEAVKVFNTMARKGCSPSIVSYNILIHGYCENRRIDEAMSIFREMTNNGMIPDFVTYNTLIGGFCLVGRPKIALELLHEMQGCGQHPNVQTYAILLDGLCKNLHFPEAMALFQAMEDKKLDLDIVVYSILIDGMCNAGKLTTARDLFNALPAKGVQANVWTYNIMIKGLCKEGLLIEASELFEKMEESGCSPDHVTYNTIIKGFLQHNETSWAAKYLQMMVDKGSQQM